A stretch of the Lolium perenne isolate Kyuss_39 chromosome 3, Kyuss_2.0, whole genome shotgun sequence genome encodes the following:
- the LOC127321151 gene encoding putative glutamine amidotransferase GAT1_2.1, with translation MSSSDPDLSRILPRVLIVSRRTVRKNKFVDFVGEYHLDLIVGYGAVPVIVPRVAGIHAMLDSFEPIHGVLLCEGEDIDPSLYDAGADNDEDGLTPEQLEAVRRLHPSDAAVDHEKDSIELLLARRCLERGIPFLGICRGSQVLNVACGGSLYQDVHQELPSRASETAVCHMDYANYDGHRHPVRVLPGTPLHEWFAESLDGGEMMVNSYHHQGVRRLAERFVPMAFAPDGLVEGFYDPDAYSPGEGKFIMGLQFHPERMRKEGSDEFDYPGCAKAYREFVRAVVAYEAKLAAAASGPVRGRWAVTAATMPKLSHAMEKQRKVLVRSLSLAKNMYFGGSDTQKPAAEAERRDLDAGAEFLETAALSSQQEKRLKQMGATVRNASGYLNSTLKVSEDREAAARALMAKMSAAQLSSLAAFYRAMGAICADLLDAKLQPTSPTLHE, from the coding sequence ATGTCTTCCTCGGATCCTGACCTGTCCCGGATCCTGCCCCGCGTGCTCATCGTCTCCCGCCGCACCGTCCGCAAGAACAAGTTCGTCGACTTCGTCGGCGAGTACCACCTGGACCTCATCGTGGGCTACGGCGCGGTGCCGGTGATCGTGCCGCGGGTGGCCGGCATACACGCCATGCTCGACTCCTTCGAGCCCATCCACGGCGTGCTGCTCTGCGAGGGCGAGGACATCGACCCATCCCTCTACGACGCCGGCGCCGACAATGACGAGGAtggcctcacgccggagcagctggAGGCCGTGCGCCGGCTCCACCCGAGCGACGCCGCCGTGGACCACGAGAAGGACTCCATCGAGCTCCTCCTCGCGCGCCGCTGCCTTGAGCGCGGCATCCCGTTCCTCGGCATATGCCGCGGCTCGCAGGTGCTCAACGTCGCCTGCGGCGGCTCCCTCTACCAGGACGTCCACCAGGAGCTCCCTTCCCGTGCCTCCGAAACCGCCGTGTGTCACATGGATTATGCCAACTACGACGGCCACCGGCACCCAGTGCGCGTCCTCCCCGGCACGCCGCTCCACGAATGGTTCGCGGAGTCGCTCGACGGCGGTGAGATGATGgtgaacagctaccaccaccagggCGTGCGGCGGCTGGCCGAGCGGTTCGTGCCGATGGCGTTCGCGCCGGACGGGCTGGTGGAGGGGTTCTACGACCCGGACGCGTACAGCCCCGGCGAGGGCAAGTTCATCATGGGGCTGCAGTTCCACCCGGAGCGCATGCGCAAGGAGGGCTCCGACGAGTTCGATTACCCCGGCTGCGCCAAGGCCTACCGGGAGTTCGTCCGCGCCGTGGTCGCCTACGAGGCCAAACTCGCCGCAGCTGCTTCCGGGCCCGTGCGCGGCAGGTGGGCGGTCACCGCGGCGACGATGCCGAAGCTGAGCCACGCCATGGAGAAGCAGCGCAAGGTGCTCGTCCGGAGCCTCTCGCTGGCCAAGAACATGTACTTCGGCGGCAGCGACACGCAGAAGCCGGCGGCTGAGGCGGAGCGCCGGGACCTAGACGCTGGCGCTGAGTTCCTGGAGACGGCGGCGCTGAGCTCGCAGCAGGAGAAGCGGCTGAAGCAGATGGGCGCGACGGTGCGGAACGCGTCCGGGTACCTCAACAGCACGCTGAAGGTGAGCGAGGACCGGGAGGCGGCGGCCAGAGCGCTCATGGCCAAGATGTCCGCCGCGCAGCTGTCCAGCCTCGCTGCATTCTACCGCGCCATGGGAGCCATCTGCGCCGACCTGCTTGACGCCAAGCTCCAGCCAACGTCTCCGACTCTGCACGAGTGA